The DNA sequence ttacaacctatgggaaagacctcatgataattgtatgcatgcatgaaataattgttcattgttagaagaaaaacaaatcttggaagtcatgattagggaagaattgagtaaatcaaccctaaacactgagcgactagagtgcaaacacttccggtgagggttcgattgctcaattgcatgttttcacctagaatcatcacttttcatgcaagtttataaaaatctttaataactcaattcaattgtgaatcTGATGCTATTGCTTTAGCCTTATGCTCATATATgttttcttggaagttgatttatttttaccaagcaattgcattcatataggtagattgcatctaATTAgcttacattgaataaatgttcataccttttgtttctctcttgattctagcatgaggacatgctaggtttaagtgtgaggaggttgataaatccattttcgggtttatcttgtgttgattttagggaattttatcaccttttctcacatttatccaatgaaatagcatggtttcgtgATTCTCCTTTTATTTGTGcctaagtgtgaaaacatactttctaGACCTTTAATTAGCTAAacctaattcacctttgattccactagatgccttgatatgtttgttagtgaattcaggttgagaaggctaggaatggatcaaagggatgaagaggaaaagcatgcaagtggagaactcatgaaaaatcaaagatTTGGGATGCaatcatcgacgcgcacgcgtggaaagtgGCATCGCATGGTGACACGTATGCGTGacagacgcgtacgcatgacagacgcgtacgcgtgacagacgcgtacgcgtggacaaaaaatgccatcgacgcgtacgcgtgacccatgcgtacgcatcggtgctcgcacgtgacttcattaaagtgaacACGTTGAGGGCGATTTCTGAGCAGCCCAGacccagatccaactcatttctgatgctatttaactcaAGAATTGAAGGGGAATGAACTAGTTAGTGaccaattagttttagtttagttctaGAAGTAGttgttagtttctagagagagaagttgtctcttctctctagaattaggattagggttagattagaatttcttagatcttgGTTCAATTCTTACTTTCATCTACTTCTCCTTCtcaatttcttgttgctacatcTTGTTCTTGTACTCTTTTGTATTCATCTCCTTTattttgtttactttgttgtaGATGCACTCTTGTtccatttcattttcttttaatgcaatcgaggtaattcatgttaatcttgttttctttagttgttgttgttgattactTGTGTTGATTAGTTGTAGAtctaattttcttgtcattttaccttgctttccttttacgccttccaagtgtttgatagaatgtttggaaggatgttagagtagaattttatgttcttggcttgggatggtaacttaggaattcttgagttactaacgtccaagtgattgataattggtaTCCATTTACTTTAGCTCTCATTAATTCGATTAGTGAATgactaggatttatggacttggattgatatagctcatttgactttcctttacttgttagaggatgatttaatgggattgatccttacaattatcatattgtggttagtaataaggatagagattcttgaccaccaaaccttgccaagacctttttactaTTTGAATTTCATTTACCTTCTTACAATTcacatttcttgtttcttatccaaaaccccaaaatatacatgtccataaccaacaacaagaacactaccctgcaattctagggagaatgacccgaggtttgaatacttcagttatttttattggggtttgttatttgtgacaaccaaatgtttgattgaggaagattgtttgttggtttagaactatacttacgaTGAGATTTTATTCATTCTTTACCAACATCAATTTTCCCTTCATCAAGAGGCTGCTGGATTCTAACTCAATGGAAACTAAGCTTGTTTGAGAAAATTTTTTAATCTCTGGATCTCACCAATCATGATCCTGTTACTCACAACATTTATGTCTTTCCAAGTATCTTCCATTATGATGTTAATGTCTCTCACTTTAATTTCCCACATCTTTCTTCTGCCTTTCTATGAACTTCATACTTCATACTTCATactattttatatacatatatatatatatatatatatatatatatatatatatatatatatatatatatgcatatttAATTATAGTGTAATCTATGACTTTGAGCCACCGTGACTGCGCTGCAAgacaaaatattattatcatcattacactatatatatactaatatgcAATTAATTACTTGCAACCCTCTCTACGGATTCTTACCCTACTTTTATATAACTAGTATCATGCAAAATTGATCAACTAAAAGAACCTCTTGCTTCACTGTTTTCTCCTCTGTCTAATAAttgttttaattaactatttcATCAACATTGCAGTGCAATTCAGTCTGGTAAGTCAGCATTGAAAgggatttaaatttcaaaatataatttagtTTTGCCAAGCTAGATTCCACATTAACAAACTAACGCAATTAGGTTTAACAAACTAGTTGAGCTGAAGTAATGTGATGAATTGATTATGCTAATTAGGTTTAACAAACGCAAATTCAAAATTTCATGATGAAAATAGTAGAtacaaaaattgcaaaaataaatataataatcagAGAGAGACAGAGAAGAACTTACAAGAAGCTGCAATGGCGACGTGCTCTGGCGACGGGCTCACAGTGACGGTGATCGGCAAAGACGTTGCAACGACGAATCTGTGAAAAAAGAAGAACTTACATGCAGATTCACAAATAACAAtgtgatagagagagagagagagagagagagagagagagagagagagagagagaggaacttACATGAAGAGGATGGCGCGACGGCAGACTCGGCGGAGGAGAAGCAGCTCTGCTCTCTACCTCTCTCCATGACCGTGACTCTGTCTCTACTCTCTACTCTCAGGCGTTGGAGGAGAAGAAGCCTCACCCTGAACCCTGATTGTCTGAAGGATTGGGGTTAAATTTTGGGGGAAATGAGTGAAACAAGGGACGCGGAAAGCAAACGCGGGAGTGATGTTTGTTTGGATAAAAATCGATGGCTATTTCGTCgattttagttaaaataaaaatcaacactTTAGCCatctattttatataataaatctaCACCGTTTATTTAACTTACAAAAGAAATCTCTATCGTCTAAATTTATCGACGGCAAAAATCGtcgatattttaattattaaactaGACAACCAGTCCGTAGATTTTAAAgggaaaaaaatttcaaccactaTTTCGTCGGTAATGTGACGATAGTATTAAGGTATTAGAAGGTTGCCAAAATAATAGACGACATCatcgtcgattttaatattttatttctaatCATCTCTTTTCTATTTTATCGACAACAGGCCGTCAAAAAATATCGACGAAAAACTTGACCGTCGATTTTTAGCGTCGATAATTACACTATTTCTTGTAGTGCGTGCGCCTAATTATACGGATAAAATATAATAGAATAATTTACTTGCACCAAGAACAATCATCTCATTTATATGAAAATAAGCATTTGTTATAAATGAATGAACCTTCATTGCTTACCTTATTAGATTGTTCACCCTCCACATCGCATAAGTTGAGAAGGTTGTCAGTTGAATGAGTGAAATTGTCATTGGCGAATGAGGATAGGGCATTACAAAGTCCATCAACCAACGAGGACTCCATCAACGGGCATGTGAGGGGGATGCATAGATCCGGTTGTAGCTACGTATGCCCCTGGATGCTGGTGGAACTGCCGCAGACGGTGTGGCTGCGACGATGAAGGTGGGGGGCTATGGTAGGGTCTGCATGGCCGGCGGGGTAGTGGGAAGGAGGATGAACGGGTGCTGCTGCGGAGCGAATTGCCATTGCTACGGAGCGCCAGCGGGACGAAGAGAGGCTTTGTCGCTTGTCGGTGGGAGGCTGGAGCGGCCGCGGGAAGTGCAGCAGTGCGGGATGAGTCTGCGGCAGCATGCACGTTGTCGTGGACTGGAGATCGCAATCAAAGATTGGGAGGTTAACATGACATTGGGAGTAACTGAACCTATTGTAATGTGTTTAAttgctaatcctaatttttcaaatttaaaaatctaaaattacctaattaattaataatctaatttttaattttaattttacttttttttaactcCATTATTCATATTATTCGTAGTTATCATTGTTTCCTATACTtttctataaataaataaatgcattCCTTATTTCACTATATTTTGCACTTTCGGACattttaacattatttaattAACAATGAAAAATCAATTACTCTGTAAATAATAAGGATAAACTACCCAAACGTATCCGAATAATTCTATTGCTACAAAAGTACAttcaaattttgttataaaaataatgtactcaaataatttaaaaatataacaaaaatatccaaaataaatattatttttttgtaaataacaAACAATTTTTATATTTGACAAACTATTTATGCATTTGATTCAAAACTTTATAGGAATATTTAGAgaactatttaaaaaatatacacaaaaaaccaaataaaattttgatatctgtatttttttttatattttttagaagtattattagttgttgacaaaaaattacacaaaatatatacttagcaaaaaattatcaaattctaacgataaaaatatcttatattttcAATCATGCTTACAAAAATTTACATCGAAATTCAATCTCTGAAAcattttttgagaatatatatttaatgttgaatatttttatcgtatttttaaattatttaagaacatTTTTATGGATaacaaaatttgaatatatttttgtCAACTACAAAattatttagatatatttttagtgatttacctaaataataaatacaaaaagaACCCAATAAAAACAGATATTATGAACTAGTAGTTCATATACAGCCTCTCTTCAGTCTTGACCCTTGCAAGGCATATGATATCTCACTATGAATTAGTATTGGAGGATGTTCCACTAAAGAACAAAGTTTATTTAATCAATTAGTGAAAACAGCAAGACATATATAATATCTCACCCAACAAATTAAACATATTGACATTCatcataatataaaaataaaagaaaagaggaaaaacaaacaaacaaacaaaagaaattatgttGGGATACTACATGCATGCACTAGACTATAGTCTGACAGAAAACCCAATGGCATCAAGTACAAATTTGAAATCTGACATTTTCACACTACTTTTTAGCAACTTTGCTGCTCAAAAGAATTTGGTTAACCATGCTGTCCAAATTCTTCAAAGATGATCCATTTGGGCTAGAAGCAGCATCAACTGCCAAATTCTTCCACTCCAATGCCTTGTTTTTCATCTCTTGACCCTTTTTTCCATCCATCAACTCCCTCACAAGATTCTCAATTCTGTCCCTTCTAACATCCTCGATCTCCATCCCAATCCCCCACTCCTTACAACAGAATCTACAATTTGTTTGTTGCTCAGCAAAGAATGGCCAACATATCATTGGAACACCACCACAAATACTCTCCAACGTCGAGTTCCAACCGCTGTGCGTCAAGAACCCTTTAATCGAAGGGTGCGCCAAAACTTGCTCTTGTGGACACCAACTTGACAATAATCCTCTGTTCTTGGTCTCTTCAATGAACTCAGAAGGCAACACGGCGTTGTCGCCGGCCACTAGATCCGGCCTAATAACCCATAAAAATGTTTTCTTGCTGTTGGCAAGTCCCCAAGCAAATTCAATTAATTGGTCACTTGTCATAACCGTTATGCTGCCAAAGTTCACATAAACAACTGAatttggttcttggttgtcaagCCATTCAAGACACTCTGGCTCCTCTTTCCATAGATTGGAACCAATTTTCTTCAAATCTTTGTCGGTAACATTGTTGAGTAGAAGATTCAAGGGACCAATGGAATAGACCGGTGGCAGAATTGTGGATAGTGCTTCCATAACATCGTGTTCCAAAGCATCAAATGTGTTCACTACGATTGCCGACCCTCTGGAAGCTCTTTTCGTCTCACCCAATATGAAATCAAGCATTAGGTCATTGGGATCTATGGTCCTCACGAAGCTTGGAACATCCCTCAATCGAATATCTTTGATTCCAGGGATCCAATCGATTGTGTTCTCCAAATAACCATTTGTGATATAACTTGAATCTGCATGTTAAGAAACAATAATTTAATACCTTGCTCTAATTATTACTTCTTTTAGGCAAGTTTGATAACTTCCTTCCATATTCAACAAAGCTTATGTAAACCCATCACCACTTTGTTTGTAGCGAGTTTTAGAGTTTTACTTGTAAGACAATTTTTACGGGACAAATAATAATATGTAGGCGTAATAATGTTTTTGTGTTTTCAGTTTGCAAATCTGACATGGAAACAAAAAGGTCATATTGAAGTATATAAAACGTGGGGAACTCAGATTCTACTTAGTGATCTTTTCATTGACTTGAACATATacctatattattaatatatataaattcttCCTTACAGTTCTTTATTAGtgaaatgcaattttttttttaaccaccAGATCtcgaatttaaattttgtttaagaGTTTCTCGTTTACTATAAAGTTAACTACAAACTTCTAACGTTCAATACTTATTTAAGCAGACAATTGAACTAATTCCATGGATCTAAGTTgcttaaatgataatttatttgaTATAAAACGGCAGAATCCAAAAGCAGTTTTATATTGGAGGCCTaaacatgaaaaaataaataaataaaataaaagaagaaaccaaTCGGTGAAATTAGTAGTAGTTACCTTTGAGTGGAGTTATTCCCTTGGCAACAAGATGGCGATACTGCATATAGCACATGAAGCCACAAGCACTTGTGGTCCAAAACAGAACCTCGGGGATTCCAAACTCTTCGGCAGCATCAACGGTGAAACTCATGCAACCATCAGAGACTATGCAAGTAACAGGAGGGGCGTTTTGGGCATCTGAACCTTCACTATTTCTATTGAGCTTTGAAATGAGATTCTTGAAGTGAGGCAAGCATGTCTTCCTAGTGGACTCGCAGAGGGAAGGAATATCCTGCGTCGCATCCACATCGGGCTCAGGTAGACCGTCAGGGATGGTTTCGAAACGGAACGAAGGTAAGCCGTTAAGGGAATCAGGGCCCCTTGATTTGAGAAGGCGTTTGTGGTTGTATTCGGTGTTAACAAAAGTTATGTGGAAGCCTTTGAAGTGAAGAAGCTTTGCTAGTTTTAACATTGGGTTTATGTGGCCTTGTGCTGGGTATGGTATGCACACAGCATGAAGCTTTTCTGTTATGCTCAAAGAACccatttctatttctttttttctttttggttcttgAGATTGAGGAGTTGTATTTGTATGTTGCTACTTACTACTATGTTCcttcaagaaatgaaggaataTTTAAGATTGTTGGTGCATGGAACACCTAACTTGGACCGCAATTTATAGGAGAGAAAGCTTGATGGCGGTGTTCAGTTTTTggattaatatattatattatatctatgATAGGTATATTTGACTTTTGACCtctaataacacaaaattttatCATCCTCAACCTTACACATGCTGACATGCATCATGCATGTCTAATATATACTGGAAAAGTAtttataactattattttttaatttataaacttaaaaattaataaataaaaagttaattataaaatattttgaaaaaataatacgAGAATGTCACAAGAATGCATTGGAAAAACATTTTCTGGATTCGGATTTAGGATACTAGACGACTCTTTCACATTGGATTACAAAGAAATTATTGTACAATACATTTGTGGCTTATCCAAAGAATATTTATAATTGTTGTTTCATTAATATTACTGGAGATAATAAGTCatccaaatttattatttttagttattaattttatctttaatttaataatttaataatataattttagtctatatttttaaatatggaTGGTTaactaatgataaaaaaaataaattatgatagTTATCTAGTTATGAAGCATAGATCCTTCACTGAGTTGCCATGTTCGCGTGTCGGACATATTTCAGACACCACATTCATTGACACTCGTTCAACATGTATATTTGCTTTGTCTAactgtattttaattaaaaataaaaaattcttctcaaAATACATTTAgacatatatatttaaatatcatcacgtgtcaGTATATCTAactttattcttaacatgtatttttgaaataaatttaaaaataatatatattattatttattaaaaaaatatattattcttattattattatattgtagatgttcttttcttttttagatGTTCTTAAAACACTCTTAAATCATTTCAAGACGACGCTTCCTCCGTTTTATAATAATTCTTCAAAATAAAGattattttcataataataaaACATTATATAAATATGTAGAATTGTACTCACATAAAAGGACAAGCTTTAATGATATTATAGctctttaattaaaaaatactgtTGTTATTATTAAGGGTATATCTTTTAAGAAAATAGAGCCGAAAACCACGCTGTGAACCAAATGTACATATAGACCTCACTCAtatttatctcgtttatactggaAACGAGATAAATTTAcacatattttatttacaaataagatatattttatatttttgtaattatttttaaaattatttattttattaatataaattttttttttaatttatttaaataaaaaatttatatatatcccGTCATGTTTTaatatttcataaataatatataaaaatattatttatacattaaaattaattactaatatatttatatataaatatatgtgtggtttaatttatttttaatatatatttatattttaatatatattttatactgataattaattttagtgactaattttagtatacatatcATAATCCTATAATATATTACGCACGAGGATCGGAGttgtatattaatttatattaaataactgCAAAAAGATTGCGATCGTGTCGACATGTGATATAAATGTCAAACCTGTTTCCCGTGCTGCCAGTGAATTGGGTTTAGTGATACTAAATAAGCATTGGTATGATATTgttgttgaaaaaataaattaatttaaaaaaatgcattTATTTCCTATGAAAGTTTTGATGATAATAATAAGAGTAAAGAGTCAAATTAGTCCCCGAAAGATAACCCGATCTTTAAACAAGTCCCCgtaagaaaaagataataaaatttgtccccaaaaaatttaaaattggtaacgttagtccttccgtcagttggatgatgacgtgttatgttaagtgccacgtggcatatgATGACGTAGAGGGCTAATGCCACGTGTCataagatgattggttgacatgTTAGATCGGTGACACGTGACATGCTacgtgtcaggtcagtgacacgtggcatgccacgtggcatttgacatgtaaaaaagttatttataaccaaaatagtccttgaaagttcagacgtaagtcatattcatccctaaaattttaaaaattaatcaaattagtcattatataattttttttattttttcttgataatattaaatttaaaatattttttgatactactaattttaatagaaatgtaattgacaataaaaaattagtaattgtatcttttcttcttaaaaaattgttcaataaaattatctctctcctctaattcttgtcaaaatctctcttattcttttctattctaaaacttttttcttacattattacattttgttggaatatatatatatactcaaaattgaaatgtaggtatttgttaacctaaacaaagttatatgctcaaaatcaaaatttatgtatgttaatctAAATGAAAGTAATaacgtaatgaaaaaaaaaagatgtataaatttttattaaatttgtttaggttaatatacataaatttttattttgagcatataactttatTTAGGGtaacaaatacatacatttcaattttgagtatatatattccagcaaaatgtaataatgtaagaaaaaggttttagaatagaaaagaataagagagattttgacaagaattagaggagagagataattttattgaacaaatttttaagaagaaaagatacaattactaatttttttattgtcaattacatttctattaaaattagtagtatcaaacaatattttaaatttaatattatcaagaaaaaataaaaaaaaatatatataaggattaatttgattaatttttaaaattttagggatgaatatgacttacgtctgaacttttaaggactattttgattataaataacttttttacatgtcaagtgccacgtagcatgccacgtgtcactgacctgactcactgacctgacacgtgacatgccacgtgtcaccgatctgacatgtcaaccaatcatcttgtgacacgtggcacttgCCCTCCAcatcatcatccaactgacggaaggactaacgttaccaattttaaatttttcggggacaaattttattatcttttttttacgGGGACTCGTTTGAAGATCGGGTTATCTTTCGGAGACCAATTTGACTATTAATCATAATATAAGCAAGTTTGAAACCTTTTGTAATAAAAGTAtaggttttaaaataaaaaaaagtattaaaattaTTGAGAATTGTTTCTGATAGAttagaattttgaagaaaaataagtataaaataagttattataaaattataatagtaGATCTATAACTTCTTTAATTATGTCTACCGTTACAAGTTAATGATTTATAACTGATGATACAATTATTTAAGATTGACTTGGTATGTTTTTCGCTAATAAGAACATATAGATCACAgcaaaaatgaaattttttttaatctaaatcatgaaaaaaatGATTTATTCTTTAAATGTGCATAGTTTGAAACTGTACTTAAAATACGGAGTCTCATTTTATTTTTGTCGACCACGAAATAGGACTGCATATTTTAAGCACAGTTTCAAATCATGCGCATTTAgagaataaatcatttttcatgcgtatttagataaaaaaaaaatccaaaaatgatGAGACATctatttatcttattatttaataataaaaaaatattaaaaaattaacagaacttattattttttattaataattaattattaatatttaaaattcagactaaaaatatattattaaattattaaattaaaaaattaaattaataactaaaatattaataaaagataataaattttattaattcgtGAGTTTTTCTCGTCATGATATTTCGCTTTATCCTTTTTTTGGTTGTTGTGGCCAGACACATTACTCATATTTGCACTCATACAACGCAATACGCAAAGGCTCACGTCTGAATACAGCAAAAGGAGACAAATAGGctgctttattatttttattttatttaaaatccaACAAGAAAAACGGTCGGTTTTCTTTACAACGAAAAACGTATACAATTTAACTCGCCAATTGCTCTAttataaccctaaaaaattagCGGATAAAATATCTTTTGTGCGAtacattattatatatttagtctttaatatttaaaattaatttttttttttaccaaagttaGGATTGAAACTCGAATCTATAATTTTTAgatgaatataaaaatattactgtcatttaaattattgttCGTTGACaaaattagttaaatattaataaaaaataataaattatttgttagGATGCATTGCTCAATAAATATCTTTACCCTTCGGATAATTAAAGAAGG is a window from the Arachis hypogaea cultivar Tifrunner chromosome 17, arahy.Tifrunner.gnm2.J5K5, whole genome shotgun sequence genome containing:
- the LOC112764410 gene encoding 7-deoxyloganetin glucosyltransferase yields the protein MGSLSITEKLHAVCIPYPAQGHINPMLKLAKLLHFKGFHITFVNTEYNHKRLLKSRGPDSLNGLPSFRFETIPDGLPEPDVDATQDIPSLCESTRKTCLPHFKNLISKLNRNSEGSDAQNAPPVTCIVSDGCMSFTVDAAEEFGIPEVLFWTTSACGFMCYMQYRHLVAKGITPLKDSSYITNGYLENTIDWIPGIKDIRLRDVPSFVRTIDPNDLMLDFILGETKRASRGSAIVVNTFDALEHDVMEALSTILPPVYSIGPLNLLLNNVTDKDLKKIGSNLWKEEPECLEWLDNQEPNSVVYVNFGSITVMTSDQLIEFAWGLANSKKTFLWVIRPDLVAGDNAVLPSEFIEETKNRGLLSSWCPQEQVLAHPSIKGFLTHSGWNSTLESICGGVPMICWPFFAEQQTNCRFCCKEWGIGMEIEDVRRDRIENLVRELMDGKKGQEMKNKALEWKNLAVDAASSPNGSSLKNLDSMVNQILLSSKVAKK